In Aegilops tauschii subsp. strangulata cultivar AL8/78 chromosome 3, Aet v6.0, whole genome shotgun sequence, one genomic interval encodes:
- the LOC109781597 gene encoding probable pectate lyase 4: MAPPQSDEQLVDDPAMVDITPPHPDEHFSGEPAVEDTAPPRFSDEQQLGSVPQTTLMPYAAVDSSLRAMAAQAEGFGRHAIGGLHGDVYHVTTLNDDGPGSLRDGCRRQEPLWIVFDVSGTIRLASGLRVSSHKTVDGRGRRVTLSGKGLLLRECEHVILCNLEVEGGRGHDADAVQVKPGSRHVWVDRCSLRDFADGLLDVTCGSTDVTVSRCRFSAHDKAVLIGASSEHVGDRRIRVTIHHCLFDGTRQRQPRVRFGRVHLYNNYTRGWGIYAVCASVESQIVSQCNIYEAGEKKKVFTYMSEQAADRDCSSSGRIRSEGDLFLNGAQEYTENDSETAEDNQWDFEVRDCYKPWSVQPASMALKELLESCTGWQPVPLPEDVCFTRAPAAATTFV, translated from the exons ATGGCGCCTCCTCAGTCCGACGAGCAGCTCGTCGACGATCCTGCCATGGTGGACATTACTCCTCCTCATCCCGACGAGCATTTCAGCGGTGAGCCGGCCGTGGAAGACACCGCCCCTCCTCGATTCTCCGACGAGCAACAACTCGGGAGCGTGCCGCAAACCACGCTGATGCCGTACGCGGCCGTGGATTCCTCGCTGCGCGCCATGGCCGCTCAGGCCGAGGGCTTCGGCCGGCACGCCATCGGCGGCCTCCACGGCGACGTCTACCACGTCACCACCCTCAATG ACGACGGGCCCGGCTCGCTGCGGGACGGCTGCCGGCGCCAGGAGCCGCTgtggatcgtcttcgacgtgtcCGGCACCATCCGCCTCGCGTCGGGGCTGCGCGTGTCCTCCCACAAGACCGTGGACGGCCGCGGGCGGCGCGTGACGCTGTCCGGCAAGGGCCTCCTTCTCCGCGAGTGCGAGCACGTGATCCTGTGCAACCTGGAGGTGGAGGGCGGGCGCGGGcacgacgccgacgccgtccAGGTCAAGCCCGGGTCGAGGCACGTGTGGGTGGACCGCTGCAGCCTGCGCGACTTCGCCGACGGCCTCCTGGACGTCACCTGCGGCAGCACGGACGTGACGGTCTCCCGGTGCCGCTTCTCGGCGCACGACAAGGCCGTGCTGATCGGCGCCAGCAGCGAGCACGTCGGGGACCGGCGCATCCGGGTGACCATCCACCACTGCCTCTTCGACGGCACGCGGCAGCGGCAGCCCCGCGTCCGGTTCGGCCGGGTGCACCTCTACAACAACTACACCAGGGGCTGGGGCATCTACGCCGTCTGCGCCAGCGTGGAGTCGCAG ATTGTCTCCCAGTGCAACATCTACGAGGCGGGGGAGAAGAAGAAAGTGTTCACGTACATGAGCGAGCAG GCGGCGGACAGAGACTGCAGTTCAAGTGGGCGCATCCGGTCTGAAGGCGACCTGTTCCTGAACGGTGCGCAGGAGTACACGGAAAATGACTCAGAGACTGCAGAAGACAACCAGTGGGACTTTGAGGTCCGGGATTGCTACAAGCCGTGGTCGGTGCAGCCCGCGTCGATGGCGCTCAAGGAGCTACTGGAGTCCTGCACCGGCTGGCAGCCGGTTCCGCTGCCGGAAGACGTCTGCTTCACAAGAGCACCTGCTGCTGCCACGACATTTGTCTGA